In Chaetodon trifascialis isolate fChaTrf1 chromosome 6, fChaTrf1.hap1, whole genome shotgun sequence, one DNA window encodes the following:
- the sub1b gene encoding SUB1 regulator of transcription b has product MPKSKEVLSSTSGSDSDSDVESKAKRKKSTQPEKPAKKPKSGESSKPGGSSKGNSNGDDNMFQIGKMRYVSVRDFKGKVLIDIREYWMNQDGEMKPGKKGISLNPEQWSQLKDQISEIDDAIKRI; this is encoded by the exons ATGCCAAAATCAAAGGAGGTTCTGTCTTCCACATCTGGAAGTGACTCTGACAGTGATGTAGAAAGCAAG gcaaaaagaaagaagtcaACTCAACCAGAGAAACCAGCTAAGAAACCAAAGAGCGGAGAGAGTTCCAAACCAGGTGGCTCATCCAAGGGCAACAGTAATGGTGATGACAACATGTTCCAG ATTGGAAAGATGAGATATGTCAGTGTCAGGGACTTCAAAGGTAAAGTCCTGATTGACATCAGAGAGTACTGGATGAACCAAGATGGGGAGATGAAGCCAGGGAAAAAAG GTATCTCTCTGAATCCTGAGCAATGGAGTCAACTGAAGGACCAGATTTCAGAAATTGATGATGCCATTAAGAGAATATAA